A DNA window from Phragmites australis chromosome 11, lpPhrAust1.1, whole genome shotgun sequence contains the following coding sequences:
- the LOC133884703 gene encoding sm-like protein LSM5, with product MSQNNPSQLLPSELIDRCIGSKIWVIMKGDKELVGTLCGFDVYVNMVLEDVTEYEYTSEGRRITKLDQILLNGNNIAILVPGGSPPDV from the exons ATGTCTCAGAACAACCCTTCCCAGCTCCTCCCCTCAG AGCTGATCGACCGGTGCATCGGGTCCAAGATCTGGGTGATCATGAAGGGGGACAAGGAGCTCGTCGGTACCCTATGCGGGTTCGACGTCTACGTCAACATGGTGCTGGAGGACGTCACCGAGTA CGAATACACTTCTGAAGGTCGTCGCATTACAAAACTTGACCAGATACTCCTGAATGGCAACAACATTGCCATT TTAGTTCCTGGTGGTTCACCGCCAGATGTGTAA
- the LOC133885174 gene encoding probable folate-biopterin transporter 7 yields the protein MEKEEKQEMEERAAAARRRLVIGVGFWVQGFRLFPWLGVNFFLKDGMGVAASSLQILQASANLPMVAKPLLGLLSDAVPIRGHRRLPYVAIGALLQAISWLAIAHWPAISLPVLTIFLLLSNFGASICEVANDAIVAEAGKQATSSSGSGQLQSFAWMFGSSAGAFGNLLGGIALSYFSPKIMFMFFAILLLLQFVTTVAIPESSLKLPKAATNLSAISSIRKQIKELSCALCMPEMFWSIIWFSVSYAVIPFLLGTMFFYQTEVLKLDSSVIGLSKVFGQVALLAWSMSYNKYFKTMSARKVLSVLQFVTALVMLSDVLFVQGIYRKIGIPDSIYTIVFSGLLEGLMFFKVLPFSVHVAKLCPTGCEGSVMAFVMSALALATIVSGYLGVALVAFMGVSGDNFSALPACLLIEAACTMLPLCCSSLIKERRGKEKKEE from the exons atggagaaggaggagaagcaggagatggaggagagagcggcggcggcgaggcggcgtCTGGTGATCGGGGTTGGGTTCTGGGTGCAGGGGTTCCGGCTGTTCCCGTGGCTGGGTGTCAACTTCTTCCTCAAGGACGGCATGGGCGTCGCCGCCTCCTCGCTGCAGATCCTCCAGGCCTCCGCCAACCTGCCCATGGTCGCCAAGCCGCTCCTCGGCCTCCTCTCCGACGCCGTCCCCATACGCGGACACCGACGCCTGCCCTACGTCGCCATCGGCG CTCTCTTGCAGGCAATTTCATGGTTAGCAATTGCCCATTGGCCAGCTATTTCTCTTCCGGTTCTTACCATTTTTCTCCTCTTGAGCAACTTTGGTGCTTCCATATGTGAGGTTGCCAATGATGCCATTGTAGCGGAGGCCGGGAAGCAAGCGACCTCTTCCTCAGGGTCAGGTCAGCTTCAATCCTTTGCTTGGATGTTTGGCTCTTCTGCTGGTGCTTTCGGAAACCTCCTTGGTGGCATTGCTCTCAGTTACTTTTCTCCCAAAATCATGTTTATGTTTTTTGCGATCCTTCTCCTACTCCAGTTCGTCACTACTGTGGCTATACCTGAGAGCTCCCTCAAACTCCCGAAGGCAGCTACTAATCTATCAGCTATATCCAGCATCCGTAAGCAAATCAAAGAGCTATCATGCGCCCTGTGTATGCCCGAAATGTTTTGGTCAATCATATGGTTTTCAGTGTCTTACGCCGTCATACCATTTCTACTTGGGACCATGTTCTTCTATCAGACTGAAGTGTTGAAACTAGATTCATCAGTTATCGGTTTATCAAAGGTGTTTGGGCAAGTGGCTCTCTTGGCTTGGAGCATGTCATACAACAAGTACTTCAAAACAATGTCTGCCCGTAAGGTCCTATCAGTTCTGCAGTTTGTCACAGCACTCGTAATGTTGTCAGATGTGTTATTTGTTCAGGGAATATACAGGAAGATTGGTATACCAGACTCCATATACACAATTGTGTTCTCCGGATTGCTGGAAGGTCTTATGTTTTTCAAGGTGCTGCCCTTCAGTGTTCATGTTGCAAAACTTTGCCCAACTGGCTGTGAGGGATCAGTTATGGCCTTTGTCATGTCTGCACTTGCCCTTGCTACTATTGTCAGCGGTTATCTTGGAGTTGCACTGGTTGCATTCATGGGGGTATCTGGAGACAATTTCTCAGCATTGCCAGCTTGCCTGTTGATTGAGGCTGCATGCACAATGCTGCCATTGTGTTGCTCATCATTGAtcaaagagaggagaggaaaggagaagaaagaagagtaG